From one Streptomyces mobaraensis genomic stretch:
- a CDS encoding TraR/DksA family transcriptional regulator has translation MGTVAAKKTVGEVPDAVKVPGARADGAAAPGELAVRPGEEPWSPGEVDEARTVLEGEVARLRGEIRSAEEAVSGLMRDSGDGAGDDQADTGTKNIAREHELALAANAREMLDQTERALVRLDAGTYGLCESCGRPIGKARMQAFPRATLCVECKQRQERR, from the coding sequence GTGGGAACCGTGGCTGCGAAGAAGACCGTGGGCGAGGTGCCGGACGCGGTGAAGGTGCCGGGGGCGCGGGCGGACGGGGCCGCCGCACCCGGTGAGCTGGCCGTGCGGCCGGGGGAGGAGCCGTGGTCGCCGGGGGAGGTGGACGAGGCGCGGACCGTGCTGGAGGGCGAGGTGGCGCGGCTGCGGGGCGAGATCCGGTCGGCGGAGGAGGCGGTCAGCGGGCTGATGCGGGACTCCGGGGACGGGGCGGGGGACGACCAGGCCGATACCGGGACCAAGAACATCGCCCGGGAGCACGAGCTCGCCCTCGCCGCCAACGCCCGCGAGATGCTCGACCAGACCGAGCGGGCGCTCGTCCGGCTGGACGCCGGTACGTACGGCCTCTGCGAGAGCTGCGGGAGGCCGATCGGCAAGGCCAGGATGCAGGCGTTTCCCCGGGCCACGCTGTGTGTCGAGTGCAAACAGCGCCAGGAACGTCGCTGA
- the lspA gene encoding signal peptidase II has protein sequence MTEAEQAGRPTGTPEGTDVTGGTTGGDGAARGRRRLVALFSVAAFAYLLDLSSKMLVVAKLEHHDPIEVFGTWLQLDVIRNRGAAFSLGETMTIVFTIIASAVILVIARIARKLYSLPWAIALGLLLGGALGNLTDRLFRSPGGFEGGVVDFIAPAHFAVFNFADSAIVCGGFLIVILSFRGLDPDGTVHQD, from the coding sequence GTGACAGAGGCGGAGCAGGCCGGACGGCCCACCGGTACGCCGGAGGGCACCGACGTGACCGGGGGGACGACGGGCGGCGACGGCGCGGCACGGGGCAGGCGCCGGCTCGTGGCGCTGTTCTCGGTCGCCGCGTTCGCCTACCTCCTCGACCTGTCCAGCAAGATGCTCGTGGTGGCGAAGCTGGAGCACCACGATCCGATCGAGGTGTTCGGCACCTGGCTGCAGCTGGACGTGATCCGCAACCGCGGGGCCGCGTTCAGCCTGGGCGAGACGATGACCATCGTCTTCACGATCATCGCCTCGGCGGTGATCCTGGTGATCGCCCGGATCGCCCGGAAGCTGTACAGCCTGCCCTGGGCGATCGCGCTGGGCCTGCTGCTGGGCGGCGCGCTGGGCAACCTCACGGACCGGCTGTTCCGTTCGCCCGGCGGGTTCGAGGGCGGGGTGGTGGACTTCATCGCCCCCGCCCACTTCGCGGTCTTCAACTTCGCCGACTCGGCGATCGTCTGCGGCGGCTTCCTGATCGTGATCCTGTCCTTCCGGGGGCTGGATCCGGACGGGACCGTCCACCAGGACTGA
- a CDS encoding RluA family pseudouridine synthase — translation MSTIPEIRALPVPDGLEGERVDAAIARMFGFSRTKAAELAAAGKVQLDGAEAGKSDRVSGGAWLEVEMPAPPAPVQIVAEPVEGMEIVHDDEDIVVIVKPVGVAAHPSPGWTGPTVIGGLAAAGYRISTSGAAERQGIVHRLDVGTSGLMVVAKSERAYTLLKQQFRERTVDKRYHTLVQGHPDPMSGTIDAPIGRHPNHDYKWAVTAEGKPSVTHYDLIEAFRAASLLDVKLETGRTHQIRVHMAAHRHPCVGDLTYGADPTLAKRLRLTRQWLHAVRLGFEHPSDGRWVEFASEYPEDLRRALEIVRAESA, via the coding sequence GTGAGCACGATTCCCGAGATCCGCGCCCTGCCCGTACCCGACGGCCTGGAGGGCGAGCGCGTCGACGCCGCCATCGCACGTATGTTCGGGTTCTCCCGTACCAAGGCGGCCGAGCTCGCCGCCGCGGGCAAGGTCCAGCTGGACGGGGCCGAGGCCGGGAAGTCCGACCGCGTCAGCGGCGGCGCCTGGCTGGAGGTCGAGATGCCCGCGCCGCCCGCGCCGGTGCAGATCGTCGCGGAGCCCGTGGAGGGCATGGAGATCGTCCACGACGACGAGGACATCGTCGTCATCGTCAAGCCGGTCGGCGTCGCCGCGCACCCCAGCCCCGGCTGGACCGGCCCCACCGTCATCGGCGGCCTGGCCGCCGCCGGCTACCGGATCTCCACCTCGGGCGCGGCCGAGCGCCAGGGCATCGTGCACCGGCTGGACGTCGGCACCTCGGGGCTGATGGTCGTCGCCAAGTCCGAGCGCGCCTACACCCTGCTCAAGCAGCAGTTCCGCGAGCGCACGGTCGACAAGCGCTACCACACGCTCGTCCAGGGCCACCCGGACCCGATGAGCGGCACCATCGACGCGCCCATCGGCCGGCACCCCAACCACGACTACAAGTGGGCCGTGACCGCCGAGGGCAAGCCCTCGGTCACCCACTACGACCTCATCGAGGCGTTCCGCGCCGCCAGCCTCCTCGACGTGAAGCTGGAGACCGGCCGCACCCACCAGATCCGCGTGCACATGGCCGCCCACCGGCACCCCTGCGTCGGCGACCTGACGTACGGCGCCGACCCGACGCTCGCCAAGCGGCTGCGGCTCACCCGCCAGTGGCTGCACGCCGTCCGGCTCGGCTTCGAGCACCCGTCGGACGGCCGCTGGGTGGAGTTCGCCAGCGAGTACCCCGAGGACCTGCGGCGCGCCCTGGAGATCGTGCGCGCCGAGAGCGCGTGA
- a CDS encoding GNAT family N-acetyltransferase, translating into MSGTPARVPAQVRVVAGPGELEDCFAVRREVFVGEQNIPEAEELDAYDVHAVHLLATGPSGPVGTVRFLHGEPARRKYAHAGVADDLTAVLGRLAVGRAARGTGLGAALVRAVEEEARRLGLARVYLEAQTHALGFYERLGYAAFGPEFDEGSGIPHRAMSKAL; encoded by the coding sequence GTGAGCGGGACCCCCGCCCGGGTCCCCGCCCAGGTACGGGTCGTCGCCGGGCCGGGAGAGCTAGAGGACTGCTTCGCGGTGCGCCGCGAGGTGTTCGTGGGGGAGCAGAACATCCCCGAGGCGGAGGAGCTGGACGCCTACGACGTCCACGCCGTCCACCTGCTGGCCACCGGCCCGTCCGGGCCCGTCGGCACCGTCCGCTTCCTGCACGGCGAGCCCGCCCGCCGGAAGTACGCCCACGCGGGTGTGGCGGACGACCTGACGGCCGTGCTCGGCCGGCTGGCCGTGGGCCGGGCCGCGCGGGGCACCGGGCTGGGCGCCGCCCTGGTCCGGGCCGTCGAGGAGGAGGCCCGGCGGCTGGGCCTCGCCCGCGTCTACCTGGAGGCGCAGACGCACGCGCTGGGCTTCTACGAGCGGCTGGGGTACGCGGCGTTCGGTCCCGAGTTCGACGAGGGCAGCGGGATACCGCACCGGGCGATGAGCAAGGCGCTCTGA
- a CDS encoding Na+/H+ antiporter: protein MDQLALLFVLLLGALVTVPLGDRLGLPSPVLMTLGGIVLALLPFVPNVDVPPEFILPLVLPPLLYASAQRTSWRQFAANKRPIFLLAVALVFVTTSAVAAVAHAIVPGISLAAAVALGALVAPPDPVAATAVAGSIGLPRRLVSILEGEGLFNDVTAIVLYHVAVAAAVSGSFSVPRAVGELVFSAVVALGVGLLLGWGAKRLMDVLGDATLQIGLTLLVPFVSYVLAEEFKGSGVLAVLTTALFLAEFASDADDVLGRLAGHTFWEVVDTLVTGVAFGLVGLELHNAVETASGRWGEMLGIGGVVLAVVIVVRLAWLLPAAWLAKRLHKGRDVDEEILTSWRETLVMWWSGMRGVASAALALAIPLTTDDKSAFPARDEILFIAFAVIIGTLVVQGLTLPWLVDLLGVRADTDWTRELERQLAIRAAKAARHRLLEIEQEEELSEDLREMLHRRAYDVGARISPEMVDEERREAHTQRVQRLHTIQRIQAELLSAARHAVLDARSEPWMDPEVVDRVLRQLDMRSLRGM, encoded by the coding sequence GTGGACCAGCTGGCCCTGCTGTTCGTGCTGCTGCTCGGGGCGCTCGTCACGGTGCCGCTGGGCGACCGGCTCGGCCTGCCCTCCCCGGTGCTGATGACGCTGGGCGGCATCGTCCTCGCCCTGCTGCCGTTCGTACCGAACGTCGACGTCCCGCCGGAGTTCATCCTCCCGCTGGTCCTGCCGCCCCTGCTCTACGCCTCCGCGCAGCGCACCTCCTGGCGGCAGTTCGCGGCCAACAAACGGCCGATCTTCCTGCTGGCCGTCGCGCTGGTCTTCGTCACCACCTCGGCGGTCGCGGCCGTGGCCCACGCGATCGTGCCGGGCATCTCGCTCGCCGCGGCCGTGGCCCTGGGCGCGCTCGTCGCCCCGCCCGACCCCGTCGCCGCCACGGCCGTCGCCGGTTCGATAGGGCTGCCGCGCCGCCTGGTGTCGATCCTGGAGGGCGAGGGGCTCTTCAACGACGTGACCGCCATCGTGCTCTACCACGTGGCCGTCGCCGCGGCCGTCAGCGGCAGCTTCTCCGTACCGCGGGCCGTCGGCGAGCTGGTGTTCTCCGCCGTAGTGGCGCTCGGCGTCGGCCTGCTGCTCGGCTGGGGCGCCAAGCGGCTGATGGACGTCCTCGGCGACGCGACGCTCCAGATCGGGCTCACGCTGCTGGTGCCGTTCGTCTCCTACGTCCTCGCGGAGGAGTTCAAGGGCTCCGGGGTGCTCGCGGTGCTGACCACCGCGCTCTTCCTCGCGGAGTTCGCGAGCGACGCGGACGACGTCCTGGGGCGGCTGGCCGGGCACACCTTCTGGGAGGTCGTCGACACCCTCGTCACCGGCGTCGCCTTCGGCCTCGTCGGCCTCGAACTGCACAACGCCGTCGAAACCGCCTCCGGCCGCTGGGGCGAGATGCTCGGCATCGGGGGCGTCGTCCTCGCCGTGGTGATCGTCGTACGGCTGGCGTGGCTGCTGCCCGCCGCCTGGCTGGCCAAGCGGCTGCACAAGGGCCGCGACGTCGACGAGGAGATCCTCACCAGCTGGCGGGAGACCCTCGTGATGTGGTGGTCCGGGATGCGCGGCGTGGCCTCCGCGGCGCTCGCCCTGGCCATCCCGCTGACCACCGACGACAAGTCGGCCTTCCCGGCCCGGGACGAGATCCTCTTCATCGCCTTCGCCGTCATCATCGGCACCCTCGTCGTCCAGGGGCTGACGCTGCCCTGGCTCGTCGACCTGCTCGGCGTGCGCGCCGACACCGACTGGACCCGCGAGCTGGAGCGGCAGCTCGCCATCCGCGCCGCCAAGGCGGCCCGCCACCGGCTGCTGGAGATCGAACAGGAGGAGGAGCTCTCCGAGGACCTGCGGGAGATGCTCCACCGGCGCGCCTACGACGTCGGCGCCCGCATCAGCCCCGAGATGGTCGACGAGGAGCGGCGGGAGGCGCATACGCAGCGGGTGCAGCGGCTGCACACCATCCAGCGCATCCAGGCCGAGCTGCTCTCGGCGGCGCGGCACGCGGTCCTCGACGCGCGGAGCGAGCCGTGGATGGATCCGGAGGTGGTGGACCGGGTGCTGCGGCAGCTGGACATGCGGTCGTTGCGGGGGATGTGA
- a CDS encoding mechanosensitive ion channel family protein, translated as MEDVLRPLAVLGAALVITVVVGWAADKTVRRIAERHPEAPLWRLLRRCRMPLRLVLCTALLRGGYESAELSEKHETLLTRLLTLVLIGACAWLATRVATAIVESAYARYAAGSRDPARMRRVRTQVTLIRRIVTAAVCVVAVAAMLLTFPGMRTVGTSVLASAGLIGIVAGVAAQSTLGNLFAGLQIAFGDMVRIGDTVVVGGEWGTVEEITLTYLVVTTWDERRITMPVSYFTSRPFENWSRGNPRMTGTVFFHLDHSAPIDLMRERLHEVVKGAREWDGRAWSLVVTDTTPTTIQVRALVTAKDADDIWTLRCVVREQLIEWLRRKHPYALPRISTAPAPGPAETPDRRQTPPTSGDIGPGPGPV; from the coding sequence ATGGAGGACGTGCTGCGGCCTCTCGCGGTCCTCGGCGCTGCCCTGGTCATCACGGTCGTGGTGGGCTGGGCCGCCGACAAAACGGTTCGCCGGATCGCCGAACGGCATCCGGAAGCCCCCTTGTGGCGCCTGCTGCGCCGCTGCCGGATGCCCTTGCGGCTGGTGCTGTGCACGGCCCTGCTGCGCGGCGGTTACGAGTCGGCCGAGCTGTCCGAAAAACACGAGACCCTGCTGACCAGGCTGCTCACCCTGGTGCTCATCGGAGCCTGCGCCTGGCTCGCGACGCGGGTGGCGACGGCCATAGTCGAGTCGGCGTACGCGCGCTACGCGGCCGGCAGCCGCGACCCGGCCCGGATGCGCCGGGTCCGCACCCAGGTGACGCTGATCCGCCGCATCGTCACGGCGGCCGTCTGCGTCGTCGCGGTGGCGGCGATGCTGCTGACCTTCCCCGGCATGCGGACGGTCGGCACGTCCGTGCTGGCCTCCGCCGGTCTGATCGGCATCGTGGCCGGTGTGGCGGCCCAGTCCACGCTCGGCAACCTCTTCGCGGGTCTGCAGATAGCGTTCGGCGACATGGTGCGCATCGGCGACACCGTGGTGGTGGGCGGCGAGTGGGGCACGGTCGAGGAGATCACCCTCACCTATCTGGTGGTCACCACCTGGGACGAGCGCCGCATCACCATGCCGGTCTCGTACTTCACCAGCCGCCCCTTCGAGAACTGGTCGCGCGGCAACCCCCGGATGACCGGCACGGTCTTCTTCCACCTGGACCACTCCGCCCCCATCGACCTCATGCGGGAGCGGCTGCACGAGGTGGTGAAGGGGGCCCGGGAGTGGGACGGCCGGGCCTGGAGCCTCGTCGTCACGGACACCACCCCCACCACCATCCAGGTGCGGGCCCTGGTGACCGCCAAGGACGCCGACGACATCTGGACGCTCCGCTGCGTCGTCCGCGAGCAGCTGATCGAGTGGCTGCGCCGGAAGCACCCGTACGCGCTGCCGCGCATCAGCACGGCGCCCGCGCCGGGCCCGGCCGAGACGCCGGACCGCCGGCAGACGCCGCCCACGTCGGGCGACATCGGCCCGGGGCCGGGCCCGGTCTGA
- a CDS encoding dienelactone hydrolase family protein: MPSPTTIVLFHSAYGLRPAVHAAAERLRGAGYEVHVPDLYDGRTADTVEDGMAIKDEIGREELLRRAITAAAPLSERGLVYAGFSLGGSIAQNLALGDEKARGLLLFHGTSDLAEDAAVDELPVQLHVADPDPFEPHDWLNAWYLRMGRAGAEVEVHRYHGAGHLFTDPELPDFDSEAAERAWRVALAFLSEL; this comes from the coding sequence GTGCCGTCTCCTACCACGATCGTCCTGTTCCATTCGGCCTACGGTCTGCGACCGGCCGTACACGCGGCCGCCGAGCGGCTGCGCGGCGCGGGGTACGAGGTGCACGTACCCGACCTCTACGACGGGCGGACGGCGGACACCGTCGAGGACGGCATGGCCATCAAGGACGAGATCGGGCGGGAGGAGCTGCTGCGGCGGGCGATCACGGCGGCGGCGCCGCTGTCCGAGCGGGGGCTCGTCTACGCGGGGTTCTCACTGGGCGGGTCGATCGCCCAGAACCTCGCTCTGGGGGACGAGAAGGCCCGGGGGCTGCTGCTCTTCCACGGGACGTCCGATCTGGCGGAGGACGCGGCGGTGGACGAGCTGCCGGTGCAGCTGCATGTGGCCGATCCGGATCCGTTCGAGCCGCATGACTGGCTGAACGCCTGGTATTTGCGGATGGGGCGGGCGGGGGCGGAGGTTGAGGTGCACCGGTACCACGGGGCCGGGCATCTGTTTACGGATCCGGAGCTTCCGGACTTCGACTCCGAGGCGGCTGAGCGGGCCTGGCGGGTGGCGCTCGCGTTCCTGTCGGAGCTGTAG
- a CDS encoding alkaline phosphatase D family protein yields the protein MNPRPPISRRAAVTGVAATAALLPLAVAPAARAATAATAAAHAETTSAPAFLHGVASGDPLPDGILLWTRVTPVPEAVPGSGLGPDVQVSWQVAEDAGFGRVTASGTVTASAAGDHTVKADVRGLRPGTDYFFRFTVTGGAGTGGSGEVHSPTGRTRTAPAPDAQADGLRFGVVSCANWESGHFSAYRHLAARRDLDAVLHLGDYLYEYKSGEYPAAKYVVRPHEPRHEIVTLADYRTRHGRYKTDPDLQALHAALPFVAIWDDHEFADNAWSGGAVNHTPGTEGAWADRVAAAKKAYFEWMPVRPSVEGTTYRRLRFGRLADLHLLDLRSFRSEQVKAGSGAVDAPSRTLTGRAQLDWLKDGLAASDTTWRLVGNPVMMSPLAFGAMPAHLLKPLAKLLGLPEEGIAANTDQWDGYTHDRRELLGHLTGHGINNTVFLTGDIHMAWANDVPETAATYPVSRSVATEFVVTSVTADNLDDTLHVLPHTVSLPAVAAIQAANRHVKWVDMDSHGYGVLDITAERAQMDYYVLSDKRDPKATSSWERSYRTLSGSQRVERVKAPVR from the coding sequence GTGAACCCACGTCCCCCGATATCCCGCCGCGCGGCCGTCACCGGCGTGGCGGCCACCGCCGCGCTGCTGCCCCTCGCCGTCGCCCCGGCCGCCCGCGCGGCCACCGCCGCCACCGCCGCGGCCCATGCCGAGACGACCTCGGCCCCCGCGTTCCTGCACGGTGTCGCCTCCGGCGACCCGCTGCCCGACGGCATCCTGCTGTGGACCCGGGTGACCCCGGTCCCGGAGGCCGTGCCCGGGTCCGGGCTCGGCCCGGACGTCCAGGTGAGCTGGCAGGTCGCCGAGGACGCCGGGTTCGGCCGGGTCACCGCCTCCGGCACGGTCACCGCGTCCGCCGCCGGCGACCACACGGTCAAGGCCGACGTCCGCGGACTGCGCCCCGGCACGGACTACTTCTTCCGGTTCACGGTCACCGGCGGCGCGGGCACCGGCGGTTCGGGCGAGGTCCACTCCCCCACCGGCCGGACGCGCACCGCGCCCGCCCCCGACGCCCAGGCGGACGGCCTCCGCTTCGGCGTGGTCTCCTGCGCCAACTGGGAGTCGGGCCACTTCTCCGCCTACCGCCACCTCGCCGCCCGCCGCGACCTGGACGCGGTGCTGCACCTCGGCGACTACCTCTACGAGTACAAGTCGGGCGAGTACCCGGCCGCCAAGTACGTCGTCCGCCCGCACGAGCCCAGACACGAGATCGTCACCCTCGCCGACTACCGCACCCGGCACGGCCGTTACAAGACCGACCCGGACCTCCAGGCCCTGCACGCGGCCCTGCCGTTCGTCGCCATCTGGGACGACCACGAGTTCGCCGACAACGCCTGGTCCGGCGGCGCCGTCAACCACACGCCGGGCACCGAGGGCGCCTGGGCCGACCGCGTCGCGGCGGCGAAGAAGGCGTACTTCGAGTGGATGCCGGTGCGCCCCTCCGTCGAGGGCACCACCTACCGCCGGCTGCGCTTCGGCCGCCTCGCCGACCTGCACCTGCTGGACCTGCGCTCGTTCCGCTCGGAGCAGGTCAAGGCGGGCAGCGGCGCGGTCGACGCCCCGTCCCGCACCCTCACCGGCCGCGCCCAGCTCGACTGGCTGAAGGACGGCCTGGCCGCCTCCGACACCACCTGGCGGCTCGTCGGCAACCCGGTGATGATGTCCCCGCTCGCCTTCGGCGCCATGCCCGCCCACCTCCTCAAGCCGCTCGCCAAGCTGCTGGGCCTGCCCGAGGAGGGCATCGCCGCCAACACCGACCAGTGGGACGGCTATACCCACGACCGCCGCGAACTCCTCGGCCACCTCACCGGCCACGGCATCAACAACACCGTCTTCCTCACCGGCGACATCCACATGGCGTGGGCCAACGACGTCCCGGAGACGGCCGCGACGTACCCGGTCTCCCGCTCGGTCGCCACCGAGTTCGTCGTCACCTCGGTCACCGCCGACAACCTCGACGACACCCTCCACGTCCTCCCCCACACCGTCTCGCTTCCGGCCGTCGCCGCCATCCAGGCCGCCAACCGGCACGTGAAGTGGGTCGACATGGACTCCCACGGCTACGGCGTCCTCGACATCACCGCCGAGCGCGCGCAGATGGACTACTACGTCCTCTCCGACAAGCGGGACCCGAAGGCGACGTCGTCCTGGGAACGGTCGTACCGCACGCTGTCCGGGAGCCAGCGGGTGGAACGGGTGAAGGCGCCGGTGCGCTGA
- a CDS encoding thioredoxin domain-containing protein, whose amino-acid sequence MSNRNNAQNKQAARERLRAERERQAKKDKTRRQLIVGAAVVGVLAITAGVVVAVTKMNDGTSDHWKAASEKTLVKPANTTGENGNEIVIGQKSAKETLTIFEDPRCPMCSDFEQAVGSTVRQDMKDGRFKVRYVMVNFLDRQLTGDGSKNAVSALGAALNVSPDAFLDYKEALYSKKNHPNERDDAFADDQHLIDIAQQVPALKGNTKFETSVKDHVYDRWALEMGKLFGKNGVNGTPTLLHGDKQLTVEGPNGPVPPATKELYDGVMDKEFGPRKK is encoded by the coding sequence ATGAGCAACCGCAACAACGCCCAGAACAAGCAGGCCGCACGCGAGCGGCTGCGCGCCGAGCGCGAGCGCCAGGCCAAGAAGGACAAGACCAGGCGCCAACTCATCGTCGGCGCCGCGGTGGTGGGCGTCCTGGCGATCACGGCCGGCGTGGTCGTCGCGGTCACCAAGATGAACGACGGCACCAGCGACCACTGGAAGGCGGCCTCCGAGAAGACGCTCGTCAAGCCCGCCAACACGACCGGTGAGAACGGCAACGAGATCGTCATCGGCCAGAAGAGCGCCAAGGAAACCCTGACCATCTTCGAGGACCCGCGCTGCCCCATGTGCTCGGACTTCGAGCAGGCCGTCGGCTCGACCGTCCGTCAGGACATGAAGGACGGGCGGTTCAAGGTCCGCTACGTCATGGTCAACTTCCTCGACCGCCAGCTCACGGGCGACGGCTCCAAGAACGCCGTCAGCGCCCTGGGCGCCGCCCTGAACGTCAGCCCGGACGCCTTCCTCGACTACAAGGAAGCCCTCTACTCCAAGAAGAACCACCCGAACGAGCGGGACGACGCCTTCGCCGACGACCAGCACCTCATCGACATAGCCCAGCAGGTGCCGGCCTTGAAGGGCAACACCAAGTTCGAGACGAGCGTCAAGGACCACGTCTACGACCGCTGGGCCCTGGAGATGGGCAAGCTCTTCGGCAAGAACGGCGTCAACGGCACCCCGACCCTCCTCCACGGCGACAAGCAGCTGACCGTGGAAGGGCCCAACGGCCCGGTCCCGCCGGCGACCAAGGAGCTGTACGACGGGGTCATGGACAAGGAGTTCGGCCCGCGCAAGAAGTAG
- a CDS encoding thioredoxin domain-containing protein — protein MSKRNNWENKQSARERLRAEREQQAKKERTRRQLLVGGAVVGVLALAAGIGVAVSQLGGDGKDSAWEAAAKKTLVKPANTAGDKGTEIVIGDKNAKHTLEIYQDMRCPVCSVFEQNVGDTIDKDVKAGTFKVRYHIGAFLDRGLGGTGAKNALSAVGAALDVSPEAFSAYNKALYSKANHPVETKDAFANDDTLLKIAQQVPALKGNAKFEKNVKDGTFDKWALEMSDEFDSHKDVTGTPTIKLDGEKLTVDTPQGKGAPMTAEQFRQAVDARLK, from the coding sequence ATGAGCAAGCGCAACAACTGGGAGAACAAGCAGTCCGCCCGCGAGCGGCTGCGCGCCGAGCGCGAGCAGCAGGCGAAAAAGGAGCGGACCCGCCGCCAGCTCCTCGTCGGCGGCGCGGTCGTCGGCGTCCTGGCCCTCGCGGCCGGCATCGGCGTGGCCGTGTCGCAGCTCGGCGGCGACGGCAAGGACTCCGCGTGGGAGGCCGCCGCCAAGAAGACCCTCGTGAAACCGGCCAACACCGCGGGCGACAAGGGCACCGAGATCGTCATCGGCGACAAGAACGCCAAGCACACCCTGGAGATCTACCAGGACATGCGCTGCCCGGTCTGCTCGGTCTTCGAGCAGAACGTCGGCGACACCATCGACAAGGACGTCAAGGCCGGCACGTTCAAGGTCAGGTACCACATCGGCGCCTTCCTCGACCGCGGCCTGGGCGGCACCGGCGCCAAGAACGCGCTCAGCGCCGTCGGCGCGGCCCTCGACGTCAGCCCCGAGGCCTTCTCCGCCTACAACAAGGCCCTGTACTCCAAGGCCAACCACCCCGTGGAGACCAAGGACGCCTTCGCGAACGACGACACCCTGCTGAAGATCGCCCAGCAGGTCCCCGCTCTAAAGGGCAACGCGAAGTTCGAGAAGAACGTCAAGGACGGCACCTTCGACAAGTGGGCGCTGGAGATGTCCGACGAGTTCGACAGCCACAAGGATGTGACCGGAACGCCGACGATCAAGCTGGACGGTGAGAAGCTGACGGTGGACACCCCCCAGGGCAAGGGCGCTCCGATGACCGCCGAGCAGTTCCGCCAGGCGGTCGACGCGCGCCTGAAGTAG